The window ATTTGCTTGTAGGAACAAATCTTTGTTGTATGGTCTGATCTTCCTCTGTCTTCTTGTAGGATATGTTCTGGGGCCTCTAGGCTGTGGCCGAGAAATTGGATCATAGTGGAAATTCAGCAGATAATTGGCATTTACAGACTGATTCTTTCTAGCAGTCACCTGAGTACCATTCCCACTAGAATTTGTAGTGGATAGATCAATCTTCAGGGATTCCATCAATTCAGGTCTCTGAGGAGTTGCCTGGCCTGAGGTGCCATTATTGGCTGAAAAACCTGAATTCCCATGTTCAGAAGAGTGGCATTCAGAAAAATTGCCAACTTCTTGGGTATATGAATCATCATTCTCTTCTCTAGAGATTCTGAATCCAACTACCTGGACATATTCCAGATTCATAAGAAAATTGaatgtaagtttcataaaaaaTCAAGAGCAACATACACAAATGTTTATCGAAAAACTGAAATCTGATTTGAATTACGTTATGTAAACATTTTACCTTTTGGGAAGTATCAACATATTCTCTGATAGCTGGAACCACCGAGACTGCAAAGTATGAGTTGCGTTGTAAAAATTACTTTCCAAATGGGTATATTGGAAACTAGTAAGGCAACACTTCAAtaatatttatgaaaaaaaaataccaatCAATGGATATTTTTATTAGCAAAATGATGTAATCAATGAGCATGCTCATAGCAGACATTGTCAACACTCAACAGTGAATTTGAGAATCAATTGAACTAATGAAGAACACAAAATGGCTTCTAAGGGAACAGAACTTGGTTGAGACTGCAACATGCTATGTCAAATGGGGTCACTATCTTCATGACCCCATTGTTATTTCCACTATTTATACTAGATAGCATAACGTTCATATGGAATCACTAACTCCTGAAAAAACATAATCCCCCGCTCGCTTTAATTGAGCCTTCCCCACTTTTGAAGGATAGCTAAGTAAGTTGTAAGGCATCAATTGTCCAATATGGTAGTGCCTACCTGAGACCAAAATGTCTTTACAAAGAAATGCATGCTCTACAGCAAAGTAATGAATCTAAATTCCATGAGACGTAACCATTAATCCGCATCGGCAGCACTCGATAGTAACTGACCAATTATAAGCTTAAAAACATTGATCCACATGAATCCACACGAGAATTGGTCCAATTGGATTACAATTAACCAAGCCAAAGCTCACCTAAGCACGGATACAGAAATCTGTAACCCACGAAACACGAATTAACCTAGAAATCACAGACCAACACTCAATTTACCAAAAAGGTATTAGAGTTTCTACACAAAGCTTGGGCTCAACTCTACAACCTGCAAAATTAACAGGTAAAAAGCTTCCCACAATCCTCGTCCCCCCAACCAACCCAGTCCAGCTATCTAGATCAGTAGATCTGCAAGCCCCGCCGATAATCCCCTATCGTTTCAATCGACGTTTAGCCGTGGAAGGGGGAAGAGGGAGGGAGCTCGCGGGAAGCGAGAACTCACCGGAGCTcgggccgccgctcccgccggcgGCTGAGGGCGGTGAGACGGGAGCCGTAGGGGAgcgtcggccgcggcggcgcggtggggcgGAGCTGTTGCCATGGCGGGGTCCGGGGCTAGGGTTGGAAgggcgcggcgcgagcggcTGGGATCCTCTGGTGGATTCGGAAGGGGAGATGGACATCAACTCCGCGCGGGAGCTCGGTGTTGGGTCAAACGGCGGCTCGTCtggtcggcggcgaggtggcgggcggcggtggcggcggcgacgccgacgcggtcACGGTGGCGCGGCCTTTATACGGTGGTGGTTGGGGAAGCAGACACGACGAGGACGCGCATGGCTTGGCTGGACCAAGTCCACGTGAGCCGCAAACGTGGAGGATTATAGTATTATACTGGTCGGAAAagcaggtgggtcccacatgtaagtgtGACGGAATCTGTGAGCCGAGTCCATGGAAGCTGTGGGAGGGCTTATGGAGGAGGCGAATATGCGGTTGAGTTCGCTGGCGTTGCCGAACCGATGCGACGGAGCTCTCCACGTGAGGATGACGTGTGGGCCCAGTGACCCACGCATATGGACCCAGCTTATGGAATGGATGGGCTGGACctttgcttgaagaaattagtaTATTTTGCTTCTCCTAACTACTGCCCTTTGTCCAATAACACCCCTCAACAATAAAATCGGTACATTACATCCTCCAACTTTAACAACCGGTGCAAATCAATATTTTTAGTAGTTTGCAAAGTGGTTTTTACTGACATGATAGGTTGATCGTGCTTAGACTCACTAAGTCAGCATGGGCTACTGTAGGACCCATGTGTCAACGCCCACTCTTCTtgtcctctctctttctttctccaaACCAAGCCAACAAGCCCCTCCGAGCACGTCCACTTGTGAGTCCGTCCAACATCTAGCTCCGAGAGGCTATGATGCAACAGGAGGTTGATGATCGAGGACGGAGATCACAACGGCATGGGAGCTCAACAACGCGCTCATTGCACCATCCCCAAGTCGGTGCTCTCTCCCTCATCTCCTGCGCTACGCACACAAGGAGCTCGAAGCTCCTAGCGACCACCTCCCAACGGTCGGACAAGGGGCTTTGGGAGGAGGTCAACAGACCGAGGACGAAGGTCATAGCGGCACGGGAACTCGAGGAGACGCTCGCCGCACCATCCCCAAGCCGATGCTCTCTCCCCTATCTCCTCCGCCATGTGCGTGAGGAGCTTAAAGCTTCCAGCAACCACCTCCTAGCAGCTAGACGAGGGGCTTTGGGAGGTTGGTAGACTGGGGATAGAGGTTGTGGTGGCACGAGAGCTCAAGGAGGCGCTCACCTCACTATCTCTCTTTCATCACTTCCCTCTTTCCACTTGGGACCtagggagggaggcggtggcgaggtgGAGCTGAGGAAGGCAGTCCTCCCGAAGTAGTCAAGGAAGCCCAACGAGAGGAGACGACTGGTGGAAAAGAGTCCTATCTCTCCAAGGATAGTGGAGACATAGAAGTCTGGGCGGAGCAGGCAAAGGCCTTAGGCGGCAACAGGAGCTCGGCGAGGCATCTCGCCAAGGAATGTTGTGCATGTGCGGCGCCAATGCATCTTGGTGCATCCATGGTGCCGCGGGCGCTAGTTGATGCTACCGAGAAGACCACCTCactcgcctcgccgccacccgaGAAGGTCGCGATGCTCTACTACAGCGACGAGGCCACCCTCTACTCCGCTAGCGACAGTCGCGTCCACCTCGCCAATAGGCTCGCAAGCAAGCACCACCACTCCCTTTTCTCTCCACCTCCCTCGATTCCGCGAACCAGAGGAATTCCtcgatggcggcgaggagggcgagggTGGCGACCTCGGCGGCAACGGCAAGGGGCGTGGCGAGGGTGGCCCGTGCCACAACACGTTGGGCGGAGGTAAGTGCCACCGCTGCGTCGTCCGCGGAGAGCTCATCGAGGTGGCACTAGGGTTGAAAGCAGACGATTGAGGAAAGAGACGACGAAGAGGCGTTGTGGTCAAAAGTAGCCACGGCTACAGTGCCAAAGGAATTGGGTGGCAGCAAGGGTGATGCCTGGTGGCGGCTGTGGCATGACCATGGTGGTGCAAGCTCGCCGGAGTCGTTGGCTAAGGAGTgtagaagaagaggaggaaggaggatgatccgacatgtgggacccactgtcattttttttttctgtttaaaATGCCACCTAAGCACCATGTAGGATAAAACCATCTACAAAAACATCCAGGGAGTCGATTTGTAATAGTTTTCGAAGATGGGGAAGGCGCTATATCCGGTTTTGGGGAAAGACCAAGAGATGAGGGAGTCAGAACAGACTTCTTCCTTGCTAGAATAGATCCCGGTGGAGAGTGGAGGACGTGTTAAGCTAGGCCTTTGCTAGGACATTTGGCCCATTTTCATAAATTCAAGTAAAAACGAATGAACCAATTCCATTTCTTACATCAAACAGGAAAAAAGACTCATACAAGATGAGAAAAATATCCCAAAGTTAAACGGCGATTCTTATTTAGCACATTTGCGTTCGCAGTGCACATTTTCTTTTCCTAAAAAACATTCATCTGAAAACATTCGTCCGAAAAACTTTCATCTGGAAACGTTTGCCtgaaatacttttataaaataaCTTTTGCGTTGGTAATGCAACTTCACTAAAGCAGATAAACATTGCTACGATTCAGATCGTCAAGATGCCAGTAACAACCTTACCTTTCCTCCCTATAAATTACAGTACAAAACAAAGGCAACATCTCAAATCAATAACGGTTTCTGACCGAACTTCAGAACCGGGGGTTTACAAAAGAATCGAATTGCCAATTAATGATCCCTAAGCCAATCTGTACAATATCCCCATAAAAATGTcaccttctcctctctctcccctgctGTAAATTATTTCACACTCTACGTGACTCCGAACAACCTGAATTCCTACGCTTAATTAGCGTTACATATAGGAGTACTAGTATCTTATTCATATACTGTATATGCCTGGCTATAGCTTGTCGGCGATCCGGCCGAGCGCGTCGGCGAGCCGGCCGAGCACGACGGCGAGGCTGGCCGCCTGGTCTCGCCGCTGCTCCCGGTCGAGCCGGCTGTTGGCGTTCTGCGCCTCCagctgcgccgccaccatccgGCTGCTCCGATCCAGGATCTCCACCAGCTTGCTctgcagctcgccgccgcggcggccgtcgtcctcctcctcctcgtcgtcgtcggctcgccgccgcttctgcccaccctgctgctgctgcgtcgtcggcggcggcggcggtggcgtgcctCTCGATGCGGCCTGCTGCTCCGGCTGCTTGTCTTTCGACGTGCCTGTGAAAAAAGAAGAATAGTCGCTGATTGGTTAGTAGTGTTACGATACTTCCAGCTCAGATCAGCTGTTCGTCACGTTACTTTCGGAGAAGATTGTGTCGTCTGATCATGCAACTACTAATTACCAAGTCTTTTCAACTCTTcgccggcaaaaaaaaaaaatggaagcttttttttttcaactgtaCTACACATCGAGATGCTAATGAAAACTGCAGATTTGCTCGTGGaaataaaccaaaaaaaaaaagcaaacggATTCGTTTGCTGCTACTACGATTGATGACATATTGACATGACACTGAGGAAGTACCACGACGCGTATGATGAAACGATAATTAATTAAATCTGCAGGCATCATCATCTGCACAGTACAATGCACATGAATATTTCGTATCTGCAAAGAAATAGGTTACCGATCTAAACCATCTCCTTTCATTTGTCAAAACAAGGCAAAGGACACAGGAATTCACGCCTCTTCCCAGCTCTAAAGATTGGCCGGGAAAACGTATTtatctctcatctctctcattTTATGTgtgtcatctaaatagtcattaaaaaaattaaaataaattgacaagattaatatgaaatatatcactccacatacatgtaagttaaaatttaatttttagtagacgtgcattgcaacgggtaaatactattttaattttattattgttatatcttttagttaaggtgaaatatACTGTAAGAACccgtttggatatatatattattttagaaaatcatgagctgcaattaggagtctgatcgtctcaagttagcatgcgagtttttaaAGAAATCTCTTATACAATTCCTTCTGTATTTACAaaaacaaacgaacttaaaaaccgacttaaatacggctttgtatttccaaaaagaacaaacttaaaaaccgactcacactcggataacgtaccaaagtaccgacaaaaacatcttcaatttgtaTAATAGTATAggcaagttataacaaaaaaagCTGCGAATAtacgataactattttcagtttaattcattttttttgcaacttatagaagttgaatttggctTTTGCATGCTTATGAAGTGATGTATTTCATAGCAATCTATGTTGAGGTGACATGCAAGTAAGTAGAGGATATCCCCTTAAGAGATGAAAATTCATATCTAGAGGCAATGCTGCTACTACTACGTACAACCGTTTGGCAATGCTACTAATCTTCAGGTGTACTCGATTTGAAGCACTAAACTAAGGTATTAGTTTTGAATCAGAATCATATCAAACTGACCCATTTTATTCGAACATTGCAAATTTGAAATCCTAAATGCCGTGCGCTAGGAAGGAACCGAAAGCCGTGTTCGATATCAAGGACTGCCAATACAGAGAAAGCTTCGAGGGACATGGTAACCACCGAATCAATTCAGTTTTTGGTGGGTTGCCACTTCCATCACACCACAGGGGTGAGTAAACTCTAGTTTTGGTTTCAATGGCCCCCACACGGCCATATATAGCTCAATCAGTTCATCATGCGAAAGCAGAGTTTGCATTGCGTTGCAACAATTGGTTGGACAGAGATGTAGTTTTTGCCCCGAGGAGCCCACTGTTTAGCACTAGTTGGGCTAGTGGCTAACATGATGGACAATCTAGGAAGGTGAACAGTGCAAGTACAATTGACAATTtggatttcctttttcttttggtcTTACTGTGTGGGTTGAATTTGGATTTAAATTTTAggataatacatatatattgtgcAAATGCCATtaaacattttcaaatttttccgTAACAAATTACATGTGATTTGAAAGAATGACGGGGCAAACCTCTCTTACGGGATAAAAAAGGTTTCCCATTCTAGGAAGCATCTGACAGTTTACTAGTAAAACCATTTGCTGATAATCCTGAAATTTCATTGCTAAGTGACATGGTGAAAGAGATGCATCAAGTGCATTTGCAGGCTGCAGCTACCTCCTGCCACCCAAACTGATAATCATAACATGCATCACTAATCTAAATCGCAATTTTTTCGCCTTTTTGTCTACGGACTATGCTGATCAAGTCAATGGAACAGTAACTTATTTCTTTTTCCCTTGTGCAACACTAGCAACAAATCTGGAAACAAGGCAGCAAAAGGAGAGAGCTCGATCGAGAAAAGATGATGTAAAATGAAGTGAAATCCGATTACCTCCTTTCTCTGTTCTTCTCTGGAAAAAGAAATcacgaggaaaaaaaaagcaacatgAATCGATGAACCTACCAAACGAACCATCTCTACCAGAACGAACACGAACCAGAAACAAGAAAGACACCAGGCAAATCATTCAAACCCTCACCCCAAAATTTCAATATGAGGACGCACAGACTAAATTTGAGCACTGGAAGCTCAAAATTTTGCGGCAATTCAAGTCGTCAACGCAAAGAGGACACGCTGAACAATCTGTGCGATGGGAACCGGAAAGATTCCCACCTTTTTCGCGTCCTATGAACAGCGTAAACACAGATTCGTCGCTCAAAAGCTAGGTTTTGTAGCAAATTATTTCCCGAGTTTACCGCCGAAAAGTGCTAAGAGTTCGAAttcatcgaggaggaggaggaggaagaggggcgAGAACTCTGCTTTTATCGCCAAAAGATATTGCAATTTTAGCagcaaaaaaaggaaagaaagtcAAAGGGCAGCTCACCGGATATCGGCAAGGCGATCACCGCTCGAGGCGGCGCCTGTGCCGtcgcagcgacggcggcggcggtcgccggcggcgcctcgtcgtcgtcctcctcctcctcgtcgtcggagaACAGCGACTCTtccgcggcggggcggccactgTCGAACACCGTCTCCTCGGCTCGGGCTCGCGTCttccccgtctcctcctcctcctccacctccacctccacctccgccgccgcgcgcgcgggctCCTCTTCCCCCGCCGCGGCATTACCTCCTCCGGAGGGGGAGACGAGGGTGCCGCGCCCCCGGCCGTCGAGTATGTCGTACACCTCCCGGTCGAAGAACCCCGGGAGCCGGCGCTCCCGCCGCGCGTCGTTCCGCATGGCCCAGAACGACggctcccgcggcggcgccgccgccgccgccgcgcgctcccacTCCTTGATCTTCTTGTAGTCCCCGGCGAGGTTGCTCCACCGCTTCCTGCACTGCACGGCGCCCCTCTCCACGCCGTGCCGCCGGCAGtactccgccaccgccgcccacttgggctccagcgccgccaccgccgcctcccccccagagccccccgccgccgccgccgcagcagcagcagccgccgccgcggcgcggcccctcccgccgcgcccgcccccTCGGCCCTCCACCATGCGCTTCCCCTCGATCAGCACCAGTATCTCCTGCCGCGTCCACCGCGGCAGCCTCGGCGCGCGGCCGGACGGCGTGGCggctgccgcggccgcggccgccgcggcggggtcgccggcggtggacaTGCGCGGCGCGTgtgcctttctttttttttttttgtggcggAAGTTGACGTGACGGCGTGAGGCGGGTGGTGTAACGGAGAGATAAcggcgaggaggggaggggacgcgtggggaagaagggaagggggagagagagagagagagagagagagagagcaaagagGGCATGAAGGAAGGAGGGAAGAGGGGTTGTGTCTTAAGAGAAGGGATTAGGAGGATTTTGGAGGGGTTGTTTTAGTTATTAGACACTCATCATGTGGAGGAGATGAGACATTTATGTAGTACACTAGTACTAAATTGTAATCAAGCATCCAAGCCCAAATGCCCAAACTTGGTTTTATTAgggatatattttaaaatgaccatccataatttttttatacaaaaAAGGTATTGTTCTTCTCATGGCATTTTCATTCTCCTAAACTTGGTATTATTAGGGACACTTTTTAAAATGGAGAGATGGTAATTTTGATTGTATTCTAAATTTATGTGATGGATTTATTCTTTATTCTCAACATGTGAGTTGTTTACAAAAGTAGAATTCCTTTTGAACATCGACATGAACGAATCAGGAGACTACAATAGCTTACATGGAAAATAAAATCATTTATGAATGTCCTTATCTTTATGTCTAAATGTTTGATGACAATATTGCTTAGGTGGGAAGCCAATAAGGAGCTTTTCAATTAAAAGGATTAGTAAGGGAGGAGGGTCATGTGTATTGTTCAACAGCCATGGGCTTAGAACAATGTTGGTATATCCGTGTAGGAATGGATGGCTTAATTAAGTGATCAACTTAGGATATTAATTGCCATAGTTGCAGTCTTAGCCACTTCCATAAGCTagcttaaagaaaaaaaatgtcctGGAGGGAGAGAGTTAGTTGGGGCTTAACCAGAGGAATCGGTGCTAAATACCAAATGCCCATGATGCCTCATATCTCCATGATGTAACAAGCAAAAGGTGTTTTGGGGTTTTGGAATTGGAGAAACCTTTGGATAACAATGGTGGACATTGCAAGGAGTGGTGCTGCCTTAAGGAGGTGGATTAATTTATTGTGTGATTAGGACTTGTGATTAGAGCACAACAATACCCTGCCAGGCTCCTACCGTCTCTGTCAATCTTTGTGATGGGATAAAAATTTCTTTTCTTATCTTTATTCCACACCAAGGGGTTTAATTTGgcccattttatttttttagtcaaaAAAAATGTACAGGAGTATTTGATTTGTCTGTGTGCTAGACACGTGTCTACCGGAGGTGGAATTATATGGGAGGCCAATTGCTAAACCACATCAACTAGTGGTTAGCACTAACCCTCTTGAATTAGTGCTTAACCTTGCCCCTAATGGCTAAAGTTCACAAAAAAGGATGACCACGTTAGGATGCTGCTACTAAGAGAATAAGATGCCAGACTTAATTATTCTTAATTAATTGTTCTTTTgtgaaaattgaaaaaaaaaataaagatgtaAGGAACCAGTGTATAGAACATGTACTATCTGCATAAATGCCATGATGATGATATGGTTTTGCTCAAAATTGTGTATAGGtgtgcatcatatatatatggtgcTATAAGCAGGTTGGACCTCACCTAATAGAGTTGTATAATTAGGGCTCCAGTATTGGTTTAGCTGTCCCTGACCTGGCCCTTTAAATTTGAGGAGGTCCATTTCCATGCCATATGGCATTTGAATTGACCTCACCTACTGCCAAGTTCCTGTCAACATGGTTGTAAACAACTACACTGCTTGTA of the Oryza sativa Japonica Group chromosome 2, ASM3414082v1 genome contains:
- the LOC4329479 gene encoding trihelix transcription factor ASR3; this encodes MSTAGDPAAAAAAAAAATPSGRAPRLPRWTRQEILVLIEGKRMVEGRGGGRGGRGRAAAAAAAAAAAAAGGSGGEAAVAALEPKWAAVAEYCRRHGVERGAVQCRKRWSNLAGDYKKIKEWERAAAAAAPPREPSFWAMRNDARRERRLPGFFDREVYDILDGRGRGTLVSPSGGGNAAAGEEEPARAAAEVEVEVEEEEETGKTRARAEETVFDSGRPAAEESLFSDDEEEEDDDEAPPATAAAVAATAQAPPRAVIALPISGTSKDKQPEQQAASRGTPPPPPPTTQQQQGGQKRRRADDDEEEEDDGRRGGELQSKLVEILDRSSRMVAAQLEAQNANSRLDREQRRDQAASLAVVLGRLADALGRIADKL